Genomic window (Lewinellaceae bacterium):
GCCTTCGGCGGCAGGCATATCGCCAACCTGGGGCATGGCGTCTATCCGGATACGCCTCTGGAGGGCGTGCGGGCTTTTGTACAGGCGGTAAAAAGCCATCGGTATAAATAATTGCCGCCATTTTTGTAAATTAGAGGGGCGGCGCCTTATTTTTGGCAATCGCGATTCGGGACAATAACAACCAAATCCCCCAATCAACCAAATTGACGCACCAGCCTGGCGGCAGCCCCCTGCCGGGCGTTTGAATGAAAAAGCAAAAACGACTTTATGGGTTGGTTTAAACGACTAAAAGACGGCATTCAGACGGCTACCCGGAACAAAAAAGAGGCGCCGGAAGGGCTCTGGTACAAGTGCAGGGAGTGTAAAGAGACCTCAACGGTCAAAGAGCTGAAAGAGAATTTTTATAAATGCCCCCAGTGCAATTACCACGTCCGGATCACCTCCTACGATTATTTTGAACTTCTTTTCGACGGCAATTACGAGGAACTATTCAACAGCCTGGTTTCTAAAGACCACCTTCATTTCACGGACCTCCGGCCTTACACCGAACGCCTGAAAGAAGCCCGGAAAAAAACAGGGCTGACCGATGCGATTTCTGTAGCCCGGGGAAAAGTGAACCGGCGCCCGCTGGTCATTGCCGCTATGGATTTTAAATTCATCGGCGGCTCCATGGGCTCGGTGATGGGAGAGAAGATCGCCATGTCGATCGACCATTGTATCGAGTCCCGCACTCCGCTTATGATCCTTTCCAAATCGGGAGGGGCCAGAATGATGGAATCGGCCTTTTCCCTGATGCAAATGGCGAAGACTTCCGCCAAATTGACTCAGTTGGCCAGGGCCAGGATACCTTATTTTTCTTTCCTGACCGACCCGACCACGGGGGGCGTGACGGCCTCCTTCGCCATGCTGGGCGACATCAATTTCGCCGAGCCGAAGGCGCTGATCGGCTTCGCCGGGCCGAGGGTCATCAAGGAAACGATCAAGAAAGAGTTGCCGGAGGGGTTCCAGACCTCGGAATTCCTGTTGGAGCATGGCTTCCTGGATTTTATCGTCGACCGGAAAAACCTCAAGGAAACCATCTCCGACTTGCTCTACTTTTTTGACAACAATTGAGTTATGCACGAATTCATCGACCTGGAAAAACTGCCGGAACGGGAGCTCGTCCCCGGATTCAACGCCCGCCTGATCCACACCGGGAAGGTGACCGTTGCCCACGTAAGAGCCCGCAAAGGCAGCGTCCTGCCCGCCCACAAGCACTTTCACGAGCAGGTGACCAACGTCATCAGCGGCGAACTGGAGATGACGGTGGGAGGGGAGACGGTAGAATGTAAACCCGGCATGGCCATTGCCATCCCTTCTAATGTATTGCATTCCGCCCGCGCCCTGACGGATTGCTATTTGATTGATGTTTTTTGTCCGGAAAGGGAGGATTATAAGTAGGTTCACCGGTCGACAATAACCGTAAAACGCTTATCCAGAGGGTCCAATTCCCTCTTCAACACCTCAAAAAACTCCTGCCCGTATTGGAGATAAAACCCCATAAAGTTGTCGTAGCGCTCCTGCAGGCCGTTGCCGGGAAAGAGCTTATCCTTTAGCGCCCGCATCTGGTTGATGGCAATGTCGTGGCGTTGTTTTTCCGCCCGCATCAGTTTGCCTTCCAGTTGCTCCATGCTGTTGATCATCTTTTGCCCTTCAGCAGCGGCAGTTTTGACCAGGGTGGGATCCACTTCCCGGGCTTTTTGCTCAATGCCTTTTACCAATGCATCCAATTGAGCTTTCTCTTCCGAAAGGCTGATCTCGTTTTCCGTATTTTTCCGGACGTATTCCTTTATTAGCGCTTCGATGTCGCCAAAAACCTGCTCAACGGACAGTTCGAGCTTCTCCATCCGTTTGGCATTGCCCTTGTCAATAAAGAGGGCCGAATTGCGGCGCACCAGCATGGGGTAGTTGATGCCGAAGTGTTCGAACTGGCTCTTTCGCTCCAGCCAGTAGGCCAGCTCGCCGCCCCCGCCGATGTAAGCGAGGTTGGGCAGCGCCAGTTCCTGAAAAACGGGGCGCATCACCACGTTGGGGCTGAAGCGCTCCGGATGGGATTCGATCTCCCGGATCAGTTCTTCCCGGCCGAAGGAAAATTCGGTGTTCAGCACCTGATATCGGCCGTTTTCCAGCACAATGCGTTCGCGTTGCCGCAGTTCCTGCCCCAGGTAGAAAAAGTTGATCTCCCGGGCGTAGGCTTGTTCGGAAAAACCTGCTTTTTCCAGTTCCGCCACAGTAGCTTCCACCAACCCTTTGGAGGGTTGTTCCAGGATTTCTTCCTTGATGTAGGGAATGAAAAGCTTTTTCAATCCCGGATGAGACATGTCGATGATGACCAGCCCGTATGCTTTGAACAGGGCATTGGCCAGGTGGCGGGCAGTATCGGCGTAACGGCTGTGGTTCTTTACCGATTCTTCAAGCATGCGGTATAGCTCTTCTGCTCTGTCCGATTCGCCCAGGATTTCTCTGGTTTCGGCCAGTACCGTTTGAAGGGTGCCGGTTTTCATCATGCCTACCGGGCCGGATTCGTCATTTTGCCATTCTACCGATTTTCCGAAGAGATGAAAGTGGTTGACCTCCTCAAAATCATGGTCTTCGCCCCCGCTGATGAAAACGGGCACAAAATGCTGATCCGGGTAGTGTTGGTTGAGCTTTTCCGCCAGGTTGATGGTGGAGAATATCTTGTAAATATAATAGAGCGGCCCGGTAAACAGGCTGGGTTGATGGGCGGTGACCAAGGTAAAAGTATTCTCTTTGGCCAGCAACTCGATGTTGTCTTTCACGGCTTGGGCCGTTTCCAGCCCGGCGTATTGCTCCCGCAGTACCTCTACCAGAGATGCCCGGTCCGTATTGTCCTTTTT
Coding sequences:
- a CDS encoding cupin domain-containing protein; the encoded protein is MHEFIDLEKLPERELVPGFNARLIHTGKVTVAHVRARKGSVLPAHKHFHEQVTNVISGELEMTVGGETVECKPGMAIAIPSNVLHSARALTDCYLIDVFCPEREDYK
- a CDS encoding acetyl-CoA carboxylase carboxyltransferase subunit beta, which encodes MGWFKRLKDGIQTATRNKKEAPEGLWYKCRECKETSTVKELKENFYKCPQCNYHVRITSYDYFELLFDGNYEELFNSLVSKDHLHFTDLRPYTERLKEARKKTGLTDAISVARGKVNRRPLVIAAMDFKFIGGSMGSVMGEKIAMSIDHCIESRTPLMILSKSGGARMMESAFSLMQMAKTSAKLTQLARARIPYFSFLTDPTTGGVTASFAMLGDINFAEPKALIGFAGPRVIKETIKKELPEGFQTSEFLLEHGFLDFIVDRKNLKETISDLLYFFDNN
- the bshC gene encoding bacillithiol biosynthesis cysteine-adding enzyme BshC, whose product is MEICQLPFHKVPYLSQRDQAYTTGAPELRPFYKYEVALEAFAQVIEDKKKDNTDRASLVEVLREQYAGLETAQAVKDNIELLAKENTFTLVTAHQPSLFTGPLYYIYKIFSTINLAEKLNQHYPDQHFVPVFISGGEDHDFEEVNHFHLFGKSVEWQNDESGPVGMMKTGTLQTVLAETREILGESDRAEELYRMLEESVKNHSRYADTARHLANALFKAYGLVIIDMSHPGLKKLFIPYIKEEILEQPSKGLVEATVAELEKAGFSEQAYAREINFFYLGQELRQRERIVLENGRYQVLNTEFSFGREELIREIESHPERFSPNVVMRPVFQELALPNLAYIGGGGELAYWLERKSQFEHFGINYPMLVRRNSALFIDKGNAKRMEKLELSVEQVFGDIEALIKEYVRKNTENEISLSEEKAQLDALVKGIEQKAREVDPTLVKTAAAEGQKMINSMEQLEGKLMRAEKQRHDIAINQMRALKDKLFPGNGLQERYDNFMGFYLQYGQEFFEVLKRELDPLDKRFTVIVDR